The Candidatus Desulfofervidus auxilii DNA segment ATTTTCTTTATTTTATTAGCTACCTTAAGCACCTGTCCTAGATCCCTTCCTAACACCTCAATCACCAGTGGCTTTGTGCCTCCCATTAAAATAGACATCAGTGGATTGGTGGAAATCACCTTTATACGACTTACACCTGGAATCTGTTTTGTATGCTGCCTTAAAATATTGGCAATCTCTTTGGCCGAACGCTCTCTTTTGTCTTTATCTACTAGTTTTAAACCCACCTCCCCACAATTACTGCCCTCTTCAAAGCCCAGCGCCTCACCATATCCCTTTTCTGTCTGCCCAGCAAATCCATAGCTATGACGAAATTCCTCTGGTCTTACTTCCTTGGCAATCCATTTATTTATTTGTTCTATTATGCTGGCAGTTTCTTCAAGCCTTGTGCCTTCAGCCAGGCGAAGGCTGATGCTGACAAACCCTGCATCTGGCTCAGGCATGAATTCAGTGCCAATGATTTTGGTCATAAATAAAGTAGGGATAAAGATTAAAAGGGCAATAAAAATGACCGTCTTTCTATGATGAAGCGCCCAAGTAATTAATCTTTTATATCTTTCATCCAGCCAATCAAGGGCAGCCTTCATTTTAAGTGTGAAAAGATTTTTAGCCTTTGGCCCCTGTTTTAAAATCTTAGAAGAAAGCATGGGGGTAAAGGTCAGGGCGGTAAAAAGAGAAGCTAGTAAAGTAGCGGTGATAACAAATCCCAATTGCTTAAACACAATCCCCGTAATACCTGTAACAAACATTAAAGGCACAAATACAACAATGGTGGTTAAAGTAGAGGCAGAAATGGCCATGCCCATTTCTGAAGTGCCATAAATAGAGGCAATATGAGGATAACTGCCTCTTTCCATGTGTCTAGTAATATTTTCAATGACTACAATGGCATTATCCACTACCATGCCTGTGGCAATGGTCACAGACATAAGGGAAATAACATTGATGGTGTAGCCACCTAAGTAAAGCAAAAGGAAAGAAATGATTAAGGAGCAAGGAATGGTCAAGGCCACAATAATGCCACTTTTTATATTTAACAAAAAGGCAAATACCACCAGAATCACTAAAAAAATGGCCTGTAAAAGAGTGGTCTTTAATTCATTTAAGGCAGTGCGAATATATTCTGAATTGTCTTCTACAATACTAACCTTTACATCACTTGGCAATATATTTTTGATTTCTTTTAGCTTTTTCTTTACCCTGTCAGCTACCTCTACGGTGTTTTTTCCAGTTTGTTTCTGTAACATCATCACAATAGCTGGCTTTGCATCACCCCATCCCATCATAATATGTTCTTTAAAGGCATCTTCCACATGGGCTACATCCTTTAGATAAACAGGTTTACCCTGATAATAGCCTACAATGGTGTTTCTCATCTCTTGCACATTTTTGTATTTTCCAGGAATTCTTATAAAATAGGCCCTTTTGCCCTGTTTTATTGTCCCACAGGGAATATCCAGATTTTCTGCCTTTAAAACCTGTTTCACCTGGGAAGGGGAAAGATGATATCCCTTGAGCCTTGCCAGGTCAAAATAGACATTTATCTGCCTTTTCTCCCCGCCATAAAATACAATGGCTCCTACTCCTGGCACCCGTCTTAATTCATCCCCTATTATCTTGTCTGCAATATGATAAAGGCGTGGCCAGGATTGAGGGCCAGTAATGGTCATAAAAAGAATTGGGGCAGTAGCACTGCTAAATTTGAATAATACCGGTTTTTCAATATCCTCAGGCAGGTCTCTTTTGGCCAACTCTATCTTATCCCGAATGTCATTGCTGGCGGTATCTAAATCTGTGCCCCATTCAAACTTACATTGAATTAAAGAAAGGTTGTCAATAGACTTGGAGGTAAGTTCATCTAAGTTATTCACTGTAACCAACTGGTCTTCCAGATATTTAGTTACATTTTTTTCTACATCCACGGCACTTGCCCCTGGCCAATAGGTAAGCACACTGACTACAGGGGGTTCAATTTCAGGAAAAAGGTCAATCTTCAATTTAAAGATGGCCACAGCACTCATAAGGATTAAGGCAGAAAACAGCATAAGGGTGGCTACCGGTCTTTTTACGCCAAATTCTGGTAGCTTCATGTCTGTTCTCCCACTATCTCCACTGCCAAACCTTCTTTCAGACGATTTTGTCCATAAGT contains these protein-coding regions:
- a CDS encoding efflux RND transporter permease subunit; its protein translation is MKLPEFGVKRPVATLMLFSALILMSAVAIFKLKIDLFPEIEPPVVSVLTYWPGASAVDVEKNVTKYLEDQLVTVNNLDELTSKSIDNLSLIQCKFEWGTDLDTASNDIRDKIELAKRDLPEDIEKPVLFKFSSATAPILFMTITGPQSWPRLYHIADKIIGDELRRVPGVGAIVFYGGEKRQINVYFDLARLKGYHLSPSQVKQVLKAENLDIPCGTIKQGKRAYFIRIPGKYKNVQEMRNTIVGYYQGKPVYLKDVAHVEDAFKEHIMMGWGDAKPAIVMMLQKQTGKNTVEVADRVKKKLKEIKNILPSDVKVSIVEDNSEYIRTALNELKTTLLQAIFLVILVVFAFLLNIKSGIIVALTIPCSLIISFLLLYLGGYTINVISLMSVTIATGMVVDNAIVVIENITRHMERGSYPHIASIYGTSEMGMAISASTLTTIVVFVPLMFVTGITGIVFKQLGFVITATLLASLFTALTFTPMLSSKILKQGPKAKNLFTLKMKAALDWLDERYKRLITWALHHRKTVIFIALLIFIPTLFMTKIIGTEFMPEPDAGFVSISLRLAEGTRLEETASIIEQINKWIAKEVRPEEFRHSYGFAGQTEKGYGEALGFEEGSNCGEVGLKLVDKDKRERSAKEIANILRQHTKQIPGVSRIKVISTNPLMSILMGGTKPLVIEVLGRDLGQVLKVANKIKKITEETPGAVDVSLSFKPKRPETWVEIDRKKATSLGLNVAMIAEQVRTYFYGHKTTKFRDVGEDYDIFVRLTERDKNKLENLPNVPIFTTDGRMILLKNIARIEETMGMTEIDRKNRQRIVSVEADTYKRSLGEVTRDIRKRLKELSLPSGITIKFGGYVKEQKKSFKALTQLLILGIILTYMVMASLYEGFLDPFIIMFSVPFAFTGVIWAFLLTGTVLNIITFMGIVMLVGIVVNNAIVLLDYVHLLQKRGLSLFEAITEAGRSRLRPVLMTTITTISGMIPLALDRGVGSEIWNALGITVIGGLSISTLITLILVPTLYSIGEEWREKRGMGVGSKLK